The following proteins are encoded in a genomic region of Helicobacter macacae MIT 99-5501:
- the tcuB gene encoding tricarballylate utilization 4Fe-4S protein TcuB → MQSQVFNKVIGTSAFEKLSKNDASQTSQVGDTNQVDKGTISKMCAKTQEAYTDALQSCIICNSCRYCEGLCAVFPAMEKKREFNLQDIDYLANLCHQCSECFYDCQYAPPHEFNVSIPQQFATIRQESYKKYAFLRHLSVAFEKNALISGIVLLVLLFLGFCLASAFEPSASVAASGVGGEVASAAKKGDFFAVIPYGYMVGIFMIVGCFSFVALAIGFVRFGRAIELKKPPLEVITQSLKDTLSLRYLGGHKSEGCTYPNALRSNARRIYHHLTAYGFLFCFIATNLGAIWMHFLGLNAPYDITQAPKIFGLVGGIMLCVGTLGLLFIKLEADDEIKDSQSVGMDYVLIVILFLSSFSGLCLMVSKQSLLLAYMLYFHLSTVLAFFVMMPYSKFVHIFYRFIALLKYNTDEYEMEHK, encoded by the coding sequence ATGCAATCACAGGTATTTAACAAAGTCATAGGCACAAGTGCGTTTGAAAAGCTAAGCAAAAATGACGCTAGCCAAACAAGCCAAGTTGGCGATACAAATCAAGTAGATAAGGGCACGATTTCCAAAATGTGTGCTAAGACACAAGAAGCCTACACAGACGCGCTTCAGTCCTGCATAATCTGCAATTCTTGTCGCTATTGTGAGGGGCTGTGTGCAGTATTTCCTGCTATGGAAAAAAAGCGAGAATTTAACCTGCAAGATATAGACTATCTAGCAAATCTCTGCCACCAATGCAGTGAGTGTTTTTATGATTGTCAATACGCACCACCGCACGAATTTAATGTATCTATCCCGCAGCAGTTTGCCACCATTCGTCAAGAGAGCTACAAGAAATACGCGTTTTTGCGTCATTTGAGTGTGGCGTTTGAAAAAAACGCGCTTATCAGTGGCATAGTGTTGCTTGTGCTACTTTTTTTGGGATTTTGCCTTGCAAGCGCGTTTGAGCCAAGCGCAAGTGTGGCGGCTAGTGGTGTAGGTGGCGAAGTGGCTAGTGCGGCAAAAAAGGGCGATTTTTTTGCTGTGATTCCTTATGGTTATATGGTTGGGATTTTTATGATAGTTGGGTGCTTTAGCTTTGTGGCATTAGCCATTGGCTTTGTGAGATTTGGCAGGGCAATAGAGCTAAAGAAGCCACCACTTGAAGTGATAACACAAAGCCTAAAAGATACGCTATCTTTGCGCTATCTAGGAGGGCATAAAAGCGAGGGGTGCACCTATCCTAATGCCTTGCGAAGCAACGCTCGTAGAATCTATCATCATCTAACCGCTTATGGATTTTTGTTTTGCTTCATCGCTACAAATCTAGGTGCGATATGGATGCATTTTTTGGGGCTAAATGCTCCTTATGACATTACCCAAGCTCCTAAAATCTTTGGGCTTGTCGGTGGGATAATGCTTTGTGTTGGCACACTAGGGTTGCTATTTATCAAACTAGAAGCAGATGATGAAATCAAGGATTCTCAAAGTGTGGGAATGGACTATGTGCTTATCGTTATATTGTTTTTGTCAAGCTTTAGCGGGCTATGCCTAATGGTGTCTAAGCAAAGCCTGCTACTTGCGTATATGCTGTATTTTCATCTAAGCACTGTGCTTGCGTTTTTTGTAATGATGCCCTACTCAAAATTCGTGCATATTTTTTATCGCTTCATTGCGTTGCTAAAATATAATACTGATGAATACGAAATGGAGCATAAGTAG
- a CDS encoding type II toxin-antitoxin system PemK/MazF family toxin yields the protein MIAKKYTPDLGDVVSLDFIPSEETNTSEANPQEAKDIKPKQRLAVVLSPITYNKASGLCVCVPITSQIRDYPFEVPITLKTKMMILADQIKSVDFAQRNATPITKIHISKIYQIKKLLASLLGLQFALN from the coding sequence ATGATAGCAAAAAAATATACACCTGATTTAGGCGATGTAGTGTCGCTAGATTTTATCCCAAGCGAAGAGACAAACACAAGTGAAGCAAACCCTCAAGAAGCAAAAGACATAAAGCCAAAGCAGCGACTAGCAGTCGTGCTAAGTCCCATAACCTACAACAAAGCTAGCGGGCTATGCGTATGCGTGCCTATCACAAGCCAGATTAGGGATTATCCATTTGAAGTGCCTATCACACTCAAAACAAAAATGATGATTCTAGCTGACCAAATAAAAAGCGTGGATTTTGCCCAAAGAAACGCCACCCCCATCACAAAAATACATATCTCCAAAATCTACCAAATCAAAAAACTTCTAGCAAGCCTTTTAGGACTACAATTCGCACTAAACTAA
- the fliW gene encoding flagellar assembly protein FliW yields the protein MRYAIKAPILGFEYISSVEIVKIDEYFSKIIAQSDDTSREVAHNIEMMLVNPYTLREYSFIIPKYIESLLEIDSTSRLEVYCIVVLQRNVEDSMVNFLAPLVFNTANKTAGQIALSMIEYPDFGFKESLKSFMRQGA from the coding sequence ATGCGTTATGCTATCAAAGCACCTATTTTAGGGTTTGAATACATTTCAAGTGTCGAGATTGTCAAAATCGATGAGTATTTCTCAAAAATCATCGCTCAAAGCGATGACACAAGTCGAGAAGTAGCTCACAACATAGAAATGATGCTAGTAAATCCCTACACGCTACGAGAATACAGCTTCATAATCCCAAAATATATAGAGAGCCTGCTAGAAATTGATAGCACTTCAAGACTAGAGGTGTATTGTATCGTGGTTTTGCAACGAAATGTAGAGGATTCTATGGTAAATTTCCTAGCCCCTCTTGTGTTTAACACTGCTAATAAAACCGCAGGGCAAATCGCACTATCAATGATAGAATACCCAGATTTTGGCTTCAAAGAAAGCCTAAAATCCTTTATGCGACAAGGCGCGTAA
- a CDS encoding AbrB/MazE/SpoVT family DNA-binding domain-containing protein: MKRVKLKKLSNFLIVRIPDEIAQELNLKEDSELDVFVLDGSGIIMQKHKSIEEICRGINSTNLNIAAQWSNSDNTQSKEW, translated from the coding sequence ATGAAACGAGTGAAACTAAAAAAATTGAGCAATTTTCTCATCGTTCGTATCCCTGATGAAATCGCTCAAGAGCTAAACCTAAAAGAAGATAGCGAGCTAGATGTATTTGTGCTAGATGGAAGCGGAATCATAATGCAAAAGCACAAAAGTATCGAGGAAATATGCAGAGGTATAAACTCTACAAATCTCAATATTGCAGCCCAATGGAGCAATAGCGACAACACTCAAAGCAAAGAGTGGTAA
- the cysS gene encoding cysteine--tRNA ligase, whose protein sequence is MQIYDSKARQKLAFKPIKQGKARIYVCGPTVYDDAHLGHARSSIAFDLLRRTLMLNDYEVLFVKNITDIDDKIIKKAHSQGISIQTLAQTYTDSYLKDMDALNVLPADITPKASQNIAQISNLIQTLLDSSVAYKLENGDIYLSVEKDEKYGSISTRGSQDDENLARIKNDSHKKDERDFALWKSYKGADDEGYESHLGLGRPGWHIECSAMIESSLAYSIEESPDFAIDIHGGGADLLFPHHENEASQTRCATKREIAKYWVHNGFVNINGEKMSKSLGNSFFVKDALKAYSGEVLRNYLLGVHYRAVLHFSEEDLLFSKKRLDKIYRLKKRVSDFAKAQSSKESSQTLPKTPKNEFCKEMLEAMSDDMNISKALSVLEEMLTSANASLDKTPKDKNLKSQILQNLAFVEELLGIGGGDEVAYFQQGIDEAQKSIIESKITQRAQAKKDKDFALADALRDELADMGIALLDTPQGSVWEKVETL, encoded by the coding sequence ATGCAAATTTATGATAGCAAAGCAAGACAAAAGCTCGCTTTTAAGCCAATCAAACAAGGCAAAGCTAGAATCTATGTCTGCGGTCCCACAGTCTATGATGATGCACATCTAGGGCACGCGCGAAGCTCGATTGCCTTTGACTTGCTCCGCAGGACACTTATGCTAAATGACTATGAAGTCCTATTTGTCAAAAATATCACCGACATAGATGACAAAATCATCAAAAAAGCTCACTCTCAAGGAATCTCTATACAAACCCTAGCCCAAACATACACAGATTCTTACCTCAAAGATATGGACGCACTAAATGTCTTGCCCGCAGACATCACCCCAAAAGCAAGCCAAAATATCGCTCAAATCTCTAATCTTATCCAAACGCTACTAGACTCTTCCGTAGCCTACAAGCTAGAAAACGGCGATATTTACCTAAGCGTAGAAAAAGATGAAAAATACGGCTCTATAAGCACGAGAGGAAGCCAAGATGATGAAAATCTAGCTAGAATCAAAAATGACAGCCATAAAAAAGATGAGCGTGATTTTGCACTATGGAAAAGCTACAAAGGCGCAGATGATGAGGGCTATGAAAGTCATCTAGGGCTAGGACGACCGGGCTGGCATATCGAGTGTAGCGCGATGATAGAATCTAGCCTTGCATACAGCATAGAAGAAAGCCCTGATTTTGCCATAGACATTCACGGAGGTGGTGCAGATTTGCTATTCCCACACCACGAAAACGAAGCAAGCCAAACGCGCTGCGCCACAAAAAGAGAGATAGCAAAGTATTGGGTGCATAATGGCTTTGTCAATATCAATGGCGAAAAAATGAGCAAATCGCTTGGCAATAGCTTTTTTGTCAAAGACGCGCTAAAGGCATATAGTGGCGAAGTGCTACGAAACTACTTGCTTGGCGTGCATTATAGGGCTGTGCTACACTTTAGTGAGGAGGATTTGCTTTTTAGCAAAAAACGGCTAGATAAAATATACCGACTAAAAAAGCGCGTAAGCGATTTTGCCAAAGCACAATCCTCCAAAGAATCTAGCCAAACTCTACCAAAAACGCCCAAAAATGAGTTTTGCAAAGAAATGCTAGAAGCAATGAGTGATGATATGAATATATCAAAAGCCCTAAGCGTGCTAGAGGAAATGCTAACTAGCGCAAATGCAAGCCTAGATAAAACACCCAAAGACAAAAATCTAAAATCCCAAATACTCCAAAATCTAGCCTTTGTCGAAGAGCTACTAGGTATCGGTGGTGGCGATGAAGTGGCATATTTTCAGCAAGGCATAGATGAAGCACAAAAATCTATCATAGAATCAAAAATCACTCAAAGAGCGCAAGCAAAAAAAGACAAAGACTTCGCCCTAGCAGATGCACTGCGTGATGAGCTAGCAGATATGGGAATCGCCCTTCTAGACACGCCACAAGGAAGCGTGTGGGAAAAGGTAGAGACACTTTAA
- the murJ gene encoding murein biosynthesis integral membrane protein MurJ: protein MLKKAFLTNSSGILCSRIFGFLRDLSMANILGAGIYSDIFFVAFKFPNLFRRVFGEGAFTQSFLPNLIASSKKGAFSVLVLVIFSSILLFLSLFVVCFSSGVTRVLALGFDSSLIEIASPIVAIHFWYLLLVFWVTFFSALLQYKQHFWVSAYNTALLNIAMIVALFLAKGKDELEIVYFVSFGVLLGGVAQVGLHFYPLWKLGFCKVFVCGVLEIKKSFLGSNLSISTSKDKLECAKNEASKSSKVNEASKAKSLATKIKSELKAFFSQFLPAMLGSSTAQIASFIDTILASFLASGSISYLYYANRIFQLPLAIFAIAISTALFPMVAKSIKANQQDKALQSLKKSFWFLCFALIACAIGGIMLDKQIIWLLYEHGKFARADTLECALVFAGYMVGLVPFGLARIFSLYLYATMRQALAAKISAISLAVGVVFSLIFMQFWGAFGLALAGSLSGFVLFWLTIKAFGFAKFWGIIADSKLGALLVAFVSVEVVILWLWLAFVEIPQEIP, encoded by the coding sequence GTGCTAAAAAAAGCCTTTTTAACAAATAGTAGTGGGATTTTATGCTCGCGCATTTTTGGATTTTTGCGGGATTTGAGTATGGCAAATATTTTGGGTGCGGGGATTTATAGCGATATATTTTTTGTCGCTTTTAAATTCCCAAATCTATTCCGCAGAGTTTTTGGCGAGGGGGCTTTCACGCAGAGCTTTTTGCCAAACCTCATCGCTTCTAGCAAAAAAGGCGCGTTTAGCGTGCTTGTGCTAGTGATTTTTAGCTCTATATTGCTGTTTTTAAGCCTATTTGTTGTTTGCTTTAGCAGTGGCGTTACGCGCGTATTAGCACTTGGGTTTGACTCCTCTCTCATAGAGATTGCAAGTCCCATTGTGGCGATACATTTTTGGTATTTGCTCCTTGTGTTTTGGGTAACTTTTTTTAGCGCACTTTTGCAGTATAAGCAGCATTTTTGGGTAAGCGCGTATAATACCGCGCTACTAAATATCGCAATGATTGTGGCATTATTTCTAGCAAAAGGCAAAGATGAGCTAGAAATAGTGTATTTTGTGAGCTTTGGGGTGCTACTAGGTGGGGTAGCACAAGTGGGGCTACATTTTTATCCATTGTGGAAATTGGGATTTTGCAAAGTATTTGTATGCGGGGTGCTAGAAATCAAAAAGTCATTTTTGGGAAGCAATCTATCTATAAGCACGAGCAAAGACAAACTAGAGTGCGCAAAAAATGAAGCAAGTAAGTCAAGTAAGGTAAATGAGGCAAGCAAAGCAAAATCCCTAGCCACCAAAATCAAATCCGAGCTAAAAGCATTTTTTAGTCAATTTTTGCCCGCTATGCTTGGTAGCTCCACCGCGCAAATCGCGTCTTTTATCGACACGATTCTAGCTTCATTTCTTGCAAGTGGCTCGATTTCTTATCTTTACTATGCCAATCGCATTTTTCAGCTCCCTCTAGCCATTTTTGCTATCGCTATTTCTACCGCGCTTTTTCCTATGGTAGCAAAATCCATAAAAGCAAATCAGCAAGACAAAGCCCTACAATCGCTTAAAAAATCCTTTTGGTTTTTGTGCTTTGCGCTCATTGCTTGCGCTATCGGTGGGATAATGCTGGATAAGCAAATAATATGGCTACTCTATGAGCACGGAAAATTTGCTAGGGCTGATACTTTGGAGTGTGCGCTAGTATTTGCTGGCTATATGGTGGGGCTTGTGCCTTTTGGATTGGCGCGGATTTTTTCTCTATATCTGTATGCGACTATGAGGCAAGCCTTAGCTGCCAAAATCTCGGCGATTTCGCTAGCTGTGGGTGTGGTATTTTCGCTTATTTTTATGCAGTTTTGGGGAGCTTTTGGGCTGGCATTGGCAGGGAGTTTGAGTGGGTTTGTGCTGTTTTGGCTAACGATAAAAGCATTTGGGTTTGCTAAGTTTTGGGGTATAATTGCAGATTCTAAATTGGGTGCATTGTTGGTGGCATTTGTAAGTGTAGAGGTGGTTATTTTGTGGCTTTGGCTAGCATTTGTAGAGATTCCCCAAGAGATTCCCTAG
- the tcuA gene encoding FAD-dependent tricarballylate dehydrogenase TcuA, with the protein MECKEFDIVIIGGGNAALCAAISAKEQDSSLRVALLESSPRKWRGGNSQHTRNLRSMHDLPTDVLTSSYSEDEFFDDVFKVTKGQTNEKYARFVISKTPQIVEWAKKNGVRFQPSMRGTLHLGRTNAFFLGGGKSLVNAYYFTAQKLGVEIFYECEAVEIIPKENQVQEVIALDKVRNENVRFQAKSFVIASGGFESNLEMLEEAWGECARNFIIRGTKFNQGKMLQALKDIDAKIIGDPTQGHMVAIDARTPKYDGGIASRVDCVSLGIVVNSAGDRFYDEGEDFWPKRYAIWGRLVAQQEGQIAYSITDAKVQSAYMPSLFPPIVANSIAELANKINSDKNLQMSIDEARLTKTINEYNSKVVEGKFDHTIQDECHTQGLEVEKTHWALKIDTPPFYCYPLRPGVTFTYMGVKVNMDAQVHRADDSLFENLFAAGEIMAGNILTQGYVAGFGMSIGSVFGRLSGANAAKVAIAKMPPKPLAEQAK; encoded by the coding sequence ATGGAATGCAAAGAATTTGACATAGTCATCATCGGTGGGGGAAATGCCGCGCTATGCGCTGCTATAAGTGCCAAAGAGCAGGATTCTAGCCTAAGGGTGGCTTTGCTAGAGAGTTCGCCTAGAAAATGGCGCGGTGGCAACTCACAACACACGCGAAATCTGCGCTCTATGCACGATTTGCCTACCGATGTGCTTACTTCTAGTTATAGTGAAGATGAGTTTTTTGATGATGTGTTTAAGGTTACCAAAGGGCAGACAAATGAAAAGTATGCGCGCTTTGTCATCTCAAAAACCCCTCAAATCGTAGAGTGGGCGAAAAAAAATGGTGTGAGATTTCAGCCCTCTATGCGAGGCACGCTTCATCTTGGGCGAACAAATGCGTTTTTTCTAGGTGGGGGCAAAAGCCTTGTAAATGCGTATTATTTCACGGCGCAAAAGCTGGGAGTAGAGATTTTTTATGAATGTGAAGCGGTGGAGATAATCCCAAAAGAAAATCAAGTCCAAGAAGTCATAGCACTAGATAAAGTGCGAAATGAGAATGTTAGATTTCAAGCGAAATCCTTTGTAATCGCAAGCGGTGGGTTTGAGTCAAATTTGGAAATGCTAGAAGAAGCGTGGGGGGAATGCGCTAGGAATTTTATCATTCGTGGGACGAAGTTCAATCAAGGCAAAATGCTACAAGCCCTAAAAGATATAGACGCTAAAATCATAGGCGACCCCACGCAAGGACATATGGTAGCAATCGATGCTCGCACGCCAAAATATGACGGCGGTATCGCCTCACGGGTGGACTGTGTCTCGCTAGGAATCGTAGTAAATAGTGCTGGGGATAGGTTTTATGATGAGGGGGAGGACTTTTGGCCAAAGCGATATGCGATATGGGGGAGGCTAGTGGCACAGCAAGAGGGGCAAATCGCGTATTCTATCACTGATGCTAAAGTGCAAAGCGCGTATATGCCATCACTTTTCCCACCCATAGTGGCAAACTCCATAGCCGAGCTAGCAAATAAGATAAATAGTGATAAAAATCTGCAAATGAGCATAGATGAAGCGCGGCTGACAAAAACTATCAATGAGTATAACTCCAAAGTGGTGGAGGGGAAGTTTGACCACACGATACAAGATGAGTGCCACACGCAAGGGCTAGAAGTAGAAAAAACGCATTGGGCGTTGAAAATCGACACTCCGCCATTTTATTGCTATCCATTGCGACCGGGCGTTACATTTACCTATATGGGTGTGAAAGTCAATATGGACGCACAGGTGCATAGGGCTGATGATAGTTTGTTTGAAAATCTATTTGCTGCAGGGGAGATAATGGCTGGAAATATCCTCACTCAAGGCTATGTAGCGGGGTTTGGTATGAGTATCGGCTCTGTGTTTGGCAGGCTATCTGGGGCAAATGCCGCAAAAGTCGCCATAGCAAAAATGCCACCAAAACCACTTGCCGAGCAAGCCAAATAA